The Caldisericia bacterium DNA segment CTCACTGTAAGAATCCCACAAGGGTTGGAATGCTGTTCCTTGAAACAGGAGAAAAGGTAAGAGTTTGTAAGAAGTGTGGAGAGATAATTGATAGAACATAGGAGGAATTATGGGATACTTAAAGGCTAAATGGCTTGAAGTAGCTCCAAAGCTCATGAAGAGGTTTGGATATAAAAATATAATGGAAGTCCCAAAGATCGTGAAGATTGTTATAAATCGTGGAATAGGAGATGCTCCTGAAAATCCAAAGGCAATTGAGAAGACAGAAGAGGAGATAAAACTGATAACAGGGCAGAAGCCAGTCTTCAAAAAGGCAAGGAAGTCTATTGCTTCCTTCAAGATCAGAAAAGGGATGATAGTTGGCGCCAAAGTCACTCTTAGAGGAAAGAGAATGGAAGAATTCTTTGAGAAGCTCATCAATGTTGCTCTTCCAAGGATAAGGGACTTTAGGGGACTCTCCAGAAAGTCCTTTGATGGAAGAGGAAATTACACTTTTGGTGTGGAAGAACAGTTGATATTTCCAGAGATTGACTACGACATGATTGATAAAGTTAGAGGCTTTGATATAACCATTGTCACCACTGCAAAGACAGATGAGGAGGCAGAAGCTTTGCTTGAAGAGCTGGGGCTTCCATTTGAAACAAAGAAGAGAAAGGAGGCATAAATGGCAAGGAAGGCTTTAATAGAGAAAGCAAAGAGAAAACCAAAGTATAGAACAAGAAAGGTAAATAGATGCAGAATATGTGGAAGACCAAGAGCAGTTTACAATGACTTTGGGCTCTGCAGAATATGTATTAGGAAATATTTCCACTCAGGTTATATTCCCGGAATGAAGAAAGCGAGTTGGTAGGAGGTGGTTAACTTGATGACAGATCCAATTGCAGATCTTATAACAAGGATAAGAAATGCAAATATGGTTTATAAAGAATCTACAGAGGTTCCTTACTCCAGAATAAAGAGAAATATTGTACAGATACTTAAGGATGAAGGCTATATAAGTGATTACGAGGTTATAGAGAAAGACAACAAGAGAACCATAAAGATATACCTGAAGTATGGAAAGAACAAGGAAAGGGTAATTATGGGAATTAAAAGAGTTTCAAAACCTGGAAGAAGAATCTATGTGGGAAAAGACAAGGTGCCGAAAGTCCTTAACGGTATAGGAATAGCCATTATCTCCACCTCAAAGGGTCTTGTGACTGATAGGGTTGCAAGAAAGATTGGTCAGGGTGGAGAGGTTCTTCTGTATGTGTGGTAGGAGGAAGAAATGTCAAGGATAGGAAAAAAGCCAATTCCAATACCAAAAGGAGTTGAAGTAACTATAAAGGATAGAGAGATAA contains these protein-coding regions:
- the rplE gene encoding 50S ribosomal protein L5 — protein: MGYLKAKWLEVAPKLMKRFGYKNIMEVPKIVKIVINRGIGDAPENPKAIEKTEEEIKLITGQKPVFKKARKSIASFKIRKGMIVGAKVTLRGKRMEEFFEKLINVALPRIRDFRGLSRKSFDGRGNYTFGVEEQLIFPEIDYDMIDKVRGFDITIVTTAKTDEEAEALLEELGLPFETKKRKEA
- a CDS encoding type Z 30S ribosomal protein S14, which produces MARKALIEKAKRKPKYRTRKVNRCRICGRPRAVYNDFGLCRICIRKYFHSGYIPGMKKASW
- the rpsH gene encoding 30S ribosomal protein S8, which gives rise to MTDPIADLITRIRNANMVYKESTEVPYSRIKRNIVQILKDEGYISDYEVIEKDNKRTIKIYLKYGKNKERVIMGIKRVSKPGRRIYVGKDKVPKVLNGIGIAIISTSKGLVTDRVARKIGQGGEVLLYVW